A window from Solanum stenotomum isolate F172 chromosome 5, ASM1918654v1, whole genome shotgun sequence encodes these proteins:
- the LOC125865690 gene encoding peptide-N4-(N-acetyl-beta-glucosaminyl)asparagine amidase A-like isoform X2: MAASSSIFLVYFLLPLFSTATPHSTSSLYRSQLITQQESLPKSATPITFFEVTKPIKLPKTKPCSCLILEHDFGSTYRKPPILANYTPPLNCPSQKFSKIVLEWRATCKGRQFDRIFGVWVSGVEIFRSCTAEPTKNGIFWTVKKDITRYSSLLMKNQIFAVYLGNIVDSTYTGVYHVEIFVHFYPAEVKLGEFDSGADLIVPISRNMHLNDGLWFEIENSTDVQSKDFKIPPNVYRAVLEVYVSFHENDESWYGNPPNEYISSNNLTIAGNGAFREVVVSLDEMVVGVVWPFTVIYTGGVNPLFWRPISGIGSFDLPSYDIEITPLLGKILDGNSHKISFRVTDALNVWYVDANLHLWLDGKSKKTEGKLLRYSLLPLSLLVRTNFTGFDGSFITNASRSITLTGMVKSSYGTITTKSSQSLSYSNYMVMGNEGNLQIVDQIIEFNDTVYATTPSSSVHSLESFKKYLFKWYSDNVDQGSQSYASISNLTLGLEDKRVKASKYGSSTSSVNNLQKAQGYMLVKGQLVVKGLGSTQQVYKYNDDSCCYSRNISSSNYTILYDKVSNSCSNGTWSHWPLRIGKRRSLPG, from the coding sequence CCCCCACAGTACTTCTTCTCTTTATAGATCCCAACTCATCACTCAGCAAGAATCTTTACCCAAAAGTGCCACCCCCATAACTTTTTTTGAAGTCACGAAACCTATAAAATTACCCAAAACCAAACCTTGTTCATGCCTAATTCTTGAACATGATTTTGGTTCCACTTACAGAAAACCCCCAATTCTTGCTAATTACACACCCCCTTTAAATTGCCCATCTCAGAAATTTTCCAAAATTGTGCTGGAATGGAGAGCAACTTGTAAAGGTAGGCAATTTGATAGAATTTTTGGTGTTTGGGTTAGTGGGGTTGAGATTTTTAGAAGTTGCACTGCTGAACCAACTAAAAATGGGATCTTTTGGACTGTCAAGAAGGACATTACTAGGTATTCTTCTTTgcttatgaaaaatcaaatctttgCTGTTTACTTAGGGAATATTGTTGATAGTACATATACTGGTGTGTACCATGTGGaaatttttgttcatttttatccTGCTGAAGTGAAATTGGGTGAATTTGATTCTGGGGCTGATTTGATTGTTCCCATTTCAAGAAATATGCATTTGAATGATGGGTTGTGGTTTGAGATTGAAAATTCAACAGATGTACAGTCAAAGGATTTCAAGATTCCCCCAAATGTGTATAGGGCTGTATTGGAAGTTTATGTTTCATTTCATGAGAATGATGAGTCTTGGTATGGGAATCCACCTAATGAGTATATAAGTTCGAATAATCTTACTATTGCGGGGAATGGAGCTTTCAGGGAGGTGGTGGTTAGTTTGGATGAAATGGTAGTTGGTGTAGTTTGGCCTTTTACTGTGATCTATACTGGGGGTGTTAATCCCCTCTTTTGGAGACCGATTAGTGGAATTGGCTCGTTCGATCTTCCTTCTTATGACATTGAAATTACGCCGTTGTTAGGAAAGATTTTAGATGGAAATAGTCACAAGATTTCATTTAGAGTCACGGATGCTCTAAACGTGTGGTATGTTGATGCAAATTTGCATCTTTGGTTGGACGGGAAAAGTAAGAAAACGGAAGGGAAGTTGTTGAGATACAGCTTATTGCCCCTTTCTTTATTGGTGCGGACCAATTTTACAGGTTTTGATGGATCCTTTATCACAAACGCTAGTAGGTCTATCACATTGACCGGAATGGTGAAGTCGTCTTATGGAACAATCACTACTAAGTCGTCTCAAAGTTTAAGTTATAGCAATTATATGGTAATGGGAAATGAAGGGAACTTGCAAATAGTGGATCAGATAATCGAATTCAATGATACTGTTTATGCCACGACGCCATCTTCTTCTGTTCACTCGCTTGAGTCCTTCAAAAAGTATCTGTTCAAGTGGTATTCTGACAATGTAGATCAAGGAAGCCAAAGCTATGCCTCGATATCAAACTTGACATTGGGATTAGAGGACAAGAGGGTAAAGGCTTCCAAGTACGGATCCTCGACCAGCTCTGTTAATAATTTGCAAAAAGCACAGGGCTATATGCTTGTAAAAGGCCAGTTAGTAGTAAAAGGACTTGGGAGTACCCAACaagtatataaatataatgatgATTCGTGCTGCTACTCCAGGAACATAAGCAGCTCAAATTACACAATACTTTACGATAAGGTAAGCAATAGCTGCAGCAATGGTACTTGGTCTCATTGGCCTTTGAGGATTGGCAAAAGGCGGTCTCTTCCTGGTTGA
- the LOC125865695 gene encoding protein LIGHT-DEPENDENT SHORT HYPOCOTYLS 10-like, with translation MMSSEKIREVGEGSSSSGGAINTIAPLLNNHHRQSSSLLAPTPTPTSTPQLSRYESQKRRDWNTFGQYLKNQRPPVSLPQCNYNHVLDFLRYLDQFGKTKVHLHGCLFFGQPEPPGPCTCPLRQAWGSLDALIGRLRAAYEENGGLQETNPFASGAIRVYLREVRDSQAKARGIPYKKKKKKKRPNLQIKASNNNDGATSANFQLQSTT, from the coding sequence ATGATGTCAAGTGAGAAAATAAGAGAAGTAGGAGAAGGATCATCATCAAGTGGTGGTGCTATTAATACTATAGCACCCCTTCTTAACAACCACCATCGCCAGTCATCATCATTATTAGCACCAACACCAACACCAACATCAACACCACAATTAAGTCGATACGAGTCGCAAAAACGTCGCGATTGGAACACGTTCGGTCagtatttgaaaaatcaacGACCACCCGTATCGTTACCTCAGTGCAACTACAACCACGTGTTAGATTTTCTCCGATACCTCGATCAATTCGGAAAGACTAAGGTTCACTTACATGGTTGCCTATTTTTCGGGCAACCCGAACCGCCCGGTCCGTGCACGTGTCCATTAAGACAAGCATGGGGAAGCCTAGATGCCCTAATTGGTAGACTTAGGGCAGCCTATGAAGAAAATGGTGGTTTGCAAGAAACTAACCCTTTTGCAAGTGGTGCTATACGTGTCTATTTAAGAGAAGTGAGAGATTCACAAGCTAAAGCAAGAGGAATTccatataagaaaaaaaagaagaaaaagaggccAAATTTGCAAATTAAGGCTAGTAACAACAATGATGGAGCTACTTCTGCAAATTTTCAGCTACAATCTACTACTTGA
- the LOC125865690 gene encoding peptide-N4-(N-acetyl-beta-glucosaminyl)asparagine amidase A-like isoform X1: MATSSSIFLVYFFLPLFSTATPHSTSSLYRSQLITQQESLPKSATPITFFEVTKPIKLPKTKPCSCLILEHDFGSTYRKPPILANYTPPLNCPSQKFSKIVLEWRATCKGRQFDRIFGVWVSGVEIFRSCTAEPTKNGIFWTVKKDITRYSSLLMKNQIFAVYLGNIVDSTYTGVYHVEIFVHFYPAEVKLGEFDSGADLIVPISRNMHLNDGLWFEIENSTDVQSKDFKIPPNVYRAVLEVYVSFHENDESWYGNPPNEYISSNNLTIAGNGAFREVVVSLDEMVVGVVWPFTVIYTGGVNPLFWRPISGIGSFDLPSYDIEITPLLGKILDGNSHKISFRVTDALNVWYVDANLHLWLDGKSKKTEGKLLRYSLLPLSLLVRTNFTGFDGSFITNASRSITLTGMVKSSYGTITTKSSQSLSYSNYMVMGNEGNLQIVDQIIEFNDTVYATTPSSSVHSLESFKKYLFKWYSDNVDQGSQSYASISNLTLGLEDKRVKASKYGSSTSSVNNLQKAQGYMLVKGQLVVKGLGSTQQVYKYNDDSCCYSRNISSSNYTILYDKVSNSCSNGTWSHWPLRIGKRRSLPG, encoded by the coding sequence ATGGCTACTTCCTCTTCCATTTTCTTAGTTTATTTCTTTCTACCCTTATTTTCCACAGCAACCCCCCACAGTACTTCTTCTCTTTATAGATCCCAACTCATCACTCAGCAAGAATCTTTACCCAAAAGTGCCACCCCCATAACTTTTTTTGAAGTCACGAAACCTATAAAATTACCCAAAACCAAACCTTGTTCATGCCTAATTCTTGAACATGATTTTGGTTCCACTTACAGAAAACCCCCAATTCTTGCTAATTACACACCCCCTTTAAATTGCCCATCTCAGAAATTTTCCAAAATTGTGCTGGAATGGAGAGCAACTTGTAAAGGTAGGCAATTTGATAGAATTTTTGGTGTTTGGGTTAGTGGGGTTGAGATTTTTAGAAGTTGCACTGCTGAACCAACTAAAAATGGGATCTTTTGGACTGTCAAGAAGGACATTACTAGGTATTCTTCTTTgcttatgaaaaatcaaatctttgCTGTTTACTTAGGGAATATTGTTGATAGTACATATACTGGTGTGTACCATGTGGaaatttttgttcatttttatccTGCTGAAGTGAAATTGGGTGAATTTGATTCTGGGGCTGATTTGATTGTTCCCATTTCAAGAAATATGCATTTGAATGATGGGTTGTGGTTTGAGATTGAAAATTCAACAGATGTACAGTCAAAGGATTTCAAGATTCCCCCAAATGTGTATAGGGCTGTATTGGAAGTTTATGTTTCATTTCATGAGAATGATGAGTCTTGGTATGGGAATCCACCTAATGAGTATATAAGTTCGAATAATCTTACTATTGCGGGGAATGGAGCTTTCAGGGAGGTGGTGGTTAGTTTGGATGAAATGGTAGTTGGTGTAGTTTGGCCTTTTACTGTGATCTATACTGGGGGTGTTAATCCCCTCTTTTGGAGACCGATTAGTGGAATTGGCTCGTTCGATCTTCCTTCTTATGACATTGAAATTACGCCGTTGTTAGGAAAGATTTTAGATGGAAATAGTCACAAGATTTCATTTAGAGTCACGGATGCTCTAAACGTGTGGTATGTTGATGCAAATTTGCATCTTTGGTTGGACGGGAAAAGTAAGAAAACGGAAGGGAAGTTGTTGAGATACAGCTTATTGCCCCTTTCTTTATTGGTGCGGACCAATTTTACAGGTTTTGATGGATCCTTTATCACAAACGCTAGTAGGTCTATCACATTGACCGGAATGGTGAAGTCGTCTTATGGAACAATCACTACTAAGTCGTCTCAAAGTTTAAGTTATAGCAATTATATGGTAATGGGAAATGAAGGGAACTTGCAAATAGTGGATCAGATAATCGAATTCAATGATACTGTTTATGCCACGACGCCATCTTCTTCTGTTCACTCGCTTGAGTCCTTCAAAAAGTATCTGTTCAAGTGGTATTCTGACAATGTAGATCAAGGAAGCCAAAGCTATGCCTCGATATCAAACTTGACATTGGGATTAGAGGACAAGAGGGTAAAGGCTTCCAAGTACGGATCCTCGACCAGCTCTGTTAATAATTTGCAAAAAGCACAGGGCTATATGCTTGTAAAAGGCCAGTTAGTAGTAAAAGGACTTGGGAGTACCCAACaagtatataaatataatgatgATTCGTGCTGCTACTCCAGGAACATAAGCAGCTCAAATTACACAATACTTTACGATAAGGTAAGCAATAGCTGCAGCAATGGTACTTGGTCTCATTGGCCTTTGAGGATTGGCAAAAGGCGGTCTCTTCCTGGTTGA
- the LOC125865694 gene encoding uroporphyrinogen decarboxylase 1, chloroplastic, with protein sequence MAMVFSPLTTSGCSRYCNLGLSWKSSSLFVELGFLSNGSKGVSAKPAKLNASKVFRACASSSSSDPLLVKAARRERVSRPPAWMMRQAGRYMAVYRKLAEKHPSFRERSETTDLIVEISLQPWEAFHPDGVIIFSDILTPLPAFGVQFDIEDVRGPVIQSPIRSEEGLKSLHSIDLEKLQFVGDSLRILRKEVGEQAAILGFVGAPWTIATYIVEGGTTRTYTKIKDMCHTAPHVLRALLSHLSKAIAEYIVYQVESGAHCIQIFDSWGGQLPPHMWDCWSKPYIDEIVGIIKRKCPQTPLVLYINGNGGLLERMKTTGVDVIGLDWTVDMADGRRRLGTDIGIQGNVDPATLFCPLPALTDEIKRVVKSAGTSGHILNLGHGVLVGTPEEAVAHFFDVAKSFDFDKVEDHVSEADKVVA encoded by the exons ATGGCTATGGTTTTTTCTCCATTAACAACAAG tGGGTGTAGTAGATATTGCAATCTTGGATTAAGCTGGAAATCGTCGAGCTTGTTTGTGGAATTAGGGTTTCTTTCAAATGGGTCAAAAGGGGTTTCTGCTAAACCCGCAAAGCTCAATGCTAGTAAAGTTTTTCGGGCTtgtgcttcttcttcttcctctg ATCCACTTTTGGTGAAGGCTGCAAGAAGAGAACGGGTGAGTCGCCCGCCTGCATGGATGATGCGTCAAGCGGGAAGGTATATGGCTGTTTACAGAAAGCTTGCAGAGAAACATCCATCCTTCAGAGAGAGATCAGAGACAACTGATCTCATTGTGGAAATTTCTTTGCAGCCCTGGGAAGCTTTTCATCCAGATGGAGTAATCATCTTTTCGGATATACTTACCCCGCTACCGGCATTTGGTGTCCAATTTGACATTGAAGATGTAAGAGGCCCAGTCATTCAGTCTCCCATTCGTTCTGAAGAGGGATTGAAATCATTGCACTCTATTGACTTGGAGAAACTACAATTTGTGGGAGACTCACTTAGGATTTTGAGGAAGGAG GTTGGAGAGCAAGCTGCAATTTTGGGTTTTGTCGGAGCTCCTTGGACAATTGCTACCTACATAGTTGAAGGAGGTACAACTCGTACGTATACGAAGATTAAGGACATGTGCCATACTGCTCCTCATGTTTTGAGAGCTCTGTTATCTCATTTATCAAAAGCAATTGCTGAGTATATTGTGTATCAAGTGGAGTCTGGAGCGCATTGCATCCAGATATTTGATTCATGGGGTGGACAACTCCCACCTCATATGTGGGACTGCTGGTCAAAGCCTTATATTGATGAG ATAGTTGgtataataaaaagaaagtgcCCACAAACACCTCTTGTGCTCTACATTAATGGAAATGGTGGACTTCTTGAACGGATGAAAACAACTGGAGTTGATGTAATTGGACTTGACTGGACAGTTGATATGGCAGATGGAAGGAGGCGACTAGGAACAGATATTGGTATACAGGGGAATGTGGATCCCGCTACCTTGTTTTGTCCTCTTCCTGCATTGACAGATGAAATTAAAAG GGTTGTCAAGAGTGCAGGGACTAGTGGTCACATCCTCAATCTTGGCCACGGTGTGCTCGTGGGTACACCTGAAGAAGCCGTAGCTCACTTCTTTGATGTTGCTAAGAGCTTCGATTTTGACAAGGTTGAGGATCATGTATCTGAGGCAGATAAAGTTGTAGCTTGA